GGATATGAATTTCGTGAACATGGGCGGTTTTCATCCCGCTCACCGAACCATAAAAGGCGCAAATGACAAAATaatttcccccctttttttGCTGCTTTTCCCCCTTATTCTAAATTTCTTTTTGCTTATGTGGACCACTAATTGAGCAGGGTACCAGGGGCCCAGATACCCTCAGTGTAACTGTATCAGCTCCCGACTTATATTGATGGTATTTCTAAACAATTTTACATTTTGGTAAGTCACTTGAGGTTTAGAAACCCTCAAACATCAGCCGAAAAAAAACggagtattttatttttcccattttcttttcctttttcttcacgAAAAAAAATATGCACATACACATTCCAGATCCTTCTACCACCTTCTAGTGCGAGTTCTCTTCAACCCCCAACCATCACCGTATATAATCTCCTCTTTCCTCAAATTACCTTTCTCCTACCATTTCATACAAATTTCTTACAATTTCATACATCTTCCTTACTTCCTATACAAATTTGAATTACACCCTTCTGGAAACTCCGATTTTCTTTCTCCAACAAAAAAATGGCGTCAGAACCAGACGTTTCCGCAGAAGAGATGCAATCGTTTTTAGAAAGGCTAataagttcaagaaacagagaCCTCTCTTCGTTCCTCCCATTTCTTTTAGGGTTCCCAATTTCTGACCCAACTCAGACTCGGTCTAACTCGGGTGAAAACTCGCCGAATCATCCGACCCCAGAAGGCCAACCACGGGAGAGGATCGTTCTGATCAACCCTTTGACGCAAGGGATGGTGGTGATTGAAGGGGCAGGGCTTGATTCGCTGTTTCACGGCGTACAGAGTATTAAAGATGGGCAGCCACCGGCGTCGAAATCGGCGATTGAAGCCATGCCATGTGTCGAGATCAGAGAGGAcgatgaggagagagagtgtgTGATTTGTTTGGAAGTGTGTGGACCCAGTGTCGGGGTTGTGAAGGAGATGCCATGTAAGCATAGATTTCACGGCGAGTGTATTGAGAAGTGGTTGGGGATTCATGGTTCGTGCCCGGTTTGCCGGTTCAAGATGCCAGTCGAGGAGGAAGATGGCGGGAAGAAAGGAGAAGAGGAGGAGAGTGGAGAGAGAAGGACGGAGATTTGGGTTAGTGTTTCGTTTCGGCGTGGTAGGAGAAGAACAGAGGAAGAGgcggttgaggagagagaaagtggcaGTAATGATGAGTTGAATACAGGAGATTCCGATTCTGGTAACGAGAATGAAGGAGAATCGTAGACAAGACAAGACTTGTCAAATCGGGTATTCGGGTTTGATTGGAGTATTTCGAGTCGGAAATTGAAACAATTTTTTGTCAAATAGTCGATCGAAATTTAGTtaggtttctttttcttttgtttactATGGATTTGATTGTACATATAATAGgagattttagaaataaatttgATGAGgttttatttcaattcttttatGCATTCGTTGATTTGTTGTTCTTTGACATTTCaattatccaaaaaaaaaaaatcaccatcaAACTTCTAAAATTGCGCCGTTTTATAATGTCTAATAAATTTAAATCAGTCCAATTAGTTTTGATTATTTCAATAAATTTAAGTTTGATAAGTTGAATTAAACGTACTCAAAGTGTGTTGCTATGTCACAGATTACTCCGTACTCAAAGTAAGAATCCGTACTCAAAGTAAGAAATATGTTATCTACGATTCTACGGCctcaatttaattttttttttaattaaagaagTGTAGGTATGATTGGGTGGTTAGTTTTCCCATCCTCTACATAGAACtatgaatttgatttgtttaattaaaGTCGTATTTTTAGATTgctttcaattaaaataatatgtaAATAGCATTTCACACCTTTATGTTTATATCTAAAACAATTACAGAGTACTAACAAATTATATTGCATAATAAATCACACAAAATTACTAACAAGAGTCTTAATTACAAGTTAGGATCTTGAAGAAGATTGCGTTCTTTCCTGTACAATCTTCAAACCTTGGTACCTCCCAAGCATCATCAACGTACCCATAGGATTAGTCCCAGGAGATTCCACCAATGTAGAACCATCCATAACCCTCAAACCCTTAACCCCATTAACATTATAATCCTTATCAACCACTTCACCTATAATACACCCACCATGATAATGGTAAAATGTACTCACATTCTTCTTACAATACTCTTTACTCTCTTCCTTCCCCAACTTCTCTAACCTGTTACGTTCATTCCCCAAATATACACTCACTGCCATGGACATTGATACTTCCTCTACCAATTGATGAATCTTAACACAAAACTCCATATCTTCATCTCTTGAAAGGTAATTAAATTGTACAAGTGGGTTTTCCCTTGGATCCTTGTTCTTTAGCTCGAGTTTTCCAGTTGAGGCAGGGAATGCAAGCTTACCAGCTATTGAAACCCTTGTTAAGTTTTTGCTAACAGGTACGATGATCGATTCGAGTATGACTTTATAGTCTTCTGCTATGCCTGTTACTTGGGGTGTATCGGGTACTCGTGATTTTGGTTTCGAGTCTACTAGTAGAGATATTGCTGGATTGTCTTGCATTTTGTCTCCTACACTTTTTAAGTTTGATACTACTGAAATGTTGAAGTTTTCGAGGTGATTCGACGGTCCGATTCCACTTAGCATGAGGATTTGTGGGCTGCTTAATGCTCCTGCTGTAAGTATAACTTCACCTACTGGTAAGGTTGAATTTTCTGGCTTCTTGAGGTACACTTTGTAGGATTTTTTGTTGTCATCTTCACTTTTGATGAACTTTACTCCTTTTGCTCTTGGTTGATCCCCTGCATTGTTTATGAAAAACTAGAT
This sequence is a window from Spinacia oleracea cultivar Varoflay chromosome 1, BTI_SOV_V1, whole genome shotgun sequence. Protein-coding genes within it:
- the LOC110782837 gene encoding E3 ubiquitin-protein ligase MPSR1, producing the protein MASEPDVSAEEMQSFLERLISSRNRDLSSFLPFLLGFPISDPTQTRSNSGENSPNHPTPEGQPRERIVLINPLTQGMVVIEGAGLDSLFHGVQSIKDGQPPASKSAIEAMPCVEIREDDEERECVICLEVCGPSVGVVKEMPCKHRFHGECIEKWLGIHGSCPVCRFKMPVEEEDGGKKGEEEESGERRTEIWVSVSFRRGRRRTEEEAVEERESGSNDELNTGDSDSGNENEGES
- the LOC110782992 gene encoding (R)-mandelonitrile lyase-like; this encodes MMKRLQETCIIILWFLIHCILSSISLSSSSSPSCNKGPKLELPYMTSDVNEVEGKSFDYIIVGGGACGCPLAATLSEKFSVLVIERGDTPYSNPTILERTKFGYPLVETNKYTSAAQEFISLDGVLNYRGRVLGGSTAINSGFYSRASDPFIKKMGWDEEMVKQAYEWVESKVVFAPEMLSPWQSVVLDGLLEAGVLPFNGYTLEHVQGTKLSGTIFDVSGRRHTAADLLGGGNPKNIVVLLNATVSKIFFHPDSGDQPRAKGVKFIKSEDDNKKSYKVYLKKPENSTLPVGEVILTAGALSSPQILMLSGIGPSNHLENFNISVVSNLKSVGDKMQDNPAISLLVDSKPKSRVPDTPQVTGIAEDYKVILESIIVPVSKNLTRVSIAGKLAFPASTGKLELKNKDPRENPLVQFNYLSRDEDMEFCVKIHQLVEEVSMSMAVSVYLGNERNRLEKLGKEESKEYCKKNVSTFYHYHGGCIIGEVVDKDYNVNGVKGLRVMDGSTLVESPGTNPMGTLMMLGRYQGLKIVQERTQSSSRS